Proteins from a genomic interval of Numenius arquata chromosome 18, bNumArq3.hap1.1, whole genome shotgun sequence:
- the VKORC1L1 gene encoding vitamin K epoxide reductase complex subunit 1-like protein 1 has protein sequence MAAPVLLRVSVPRWERVARSAVCAAGILLSLYACHLEREKGRDLHYQALCDLSERVRCSAAITSRWGRGFGLLGSIFGKDSALNQSNSVFGLVFYILQMLLGMTASAVAALILMTSSIVSVVGSLYLAYILYFVLKEFCIVCVITYLLNFILFIINYKRLVYLNEAWKRQLQPKQE, from the exons ATGGCGGCGCCCGTCCTGCTGCGAGTGTCGGTGCCGCGCTGGGAGCGGGTGGCCCGCTCCGCCGTGTGCGCGGCCGGCATCCTGCTCTCCCTCTACGCCTGCCACCTGGAGCGGGAGAAGGGCCGCGACCTTCACTACCAGGCCCTGTGCGACCTCAGCGAGCGGGTCCGCTGCTCCGCCGCCATCACCTCCAG ATGGGGTCGAGGATTCGGTCTGTTGGGTTCCATCTTTGGAAAGGACAGTGCACTAAATCAGTCAAACAGTGTTTTTGGACTCGTCTTTTATATACTACAAATGCTACTTG GTATGACAGCAAGTGCAGTAGCAGCTCTAATCCTCATGACATCCTCCATAGTGTCTGTAGTAGGGTCGTTGTACTTGGCGTACATTCTGTACTTCGTGCTGAAGGAATTTTGCATTGTCTGCGTCATCACATACTTGCTGAACTTCATTCTCTTTATCATCAACTACAAACGACTAGTTTATTTGAACGAGGCCTGGAAACGGCAACTCCAACCCAAACAGGAATAA